From candidate division WOR-3 bacterium, the proteins below share one genomic window:
- a CDS encoding cytidine/deoxycytidylate deaminase family protein produces the protein MAKQRKSWDRYFMDICRLVSERSTCVRRQVGAILVRDKRILCTGYNGVPHGLEHCTEAGCLRKKLGIPAGERIEICRGIHAEQNALVQAASFGMNVSGATLYCTHEPCVTCTKMLVNAGIREFVVEKSYPDELGRRIQAQADVKVRVLTRAGPTSRSRPGSRKT, from the coding sequence ATGGCGAAGCAACGCAAGTCCTGGGACCGCTACTTCATGGACATCTGCCGACTGGTCAGCGAACGCTCGACCTGTGTGCGTCGGCAGGTAGGTGCGATTCTGGTCCGCGACAAACGGATTCTCTGCACCGGCTACAACGGCGTACCCCACGGACTTGAGCACTGCACCGAAGCCGGATGTCTGCGGAAGAAGCTAGGAATCCCGGCCGGCGAGCGAATCGAAATCTGCCGAGGCATTCATGCCGAGCAGAACGCACTTGTCCAGGCGGCTTCGTTCGGCATGAATGTCTCCGGTGCCACGCTCTATTGCACCCACGAACCATGCGTGACCTGCACCAAAATGCTGGTCAATGCCGGTATCAGAGAGTTTGTGGTCGAAAAGAGCTATCCGGACGAATTGGGTCGTAGGATTCAGGCCCAGGCTGACGTAAAGGTAAGGGTTCTAACCAGGGCCGGGCCCACTTCAAGGTCAAGGCCCGGCTCAAGGAAGACCTGA
- the lgt gene encoding prolipoprotein diacylglyceryl transferase, with protein MFPTILKVGGIHIYSYGLMLFLSFLLGIWLVERRARKFGVDAQTITDLALWILLAVVLGSRLFYVAFHWEEFRHDLIGIIAFWRGGLAGLMFYGGFLGAIIAGLVFVRVKKLPLLKLMDAIAPAIMLGEGFTRIGCFLNGCCFGKPTSCPLGIVFPTDSPAGYTFQNQHIHPTQLYSSAAGFVLFALALWLERRKLKDGVLFAVMLILYSLFRFGIDFVRYYENASNFWGNQVVALGLTAVGLVLLLVLIRRKQPARKS; from the coding sequence ATGTTTCCGACAATTCTGAAGGTCGGCGGCATCCACATCTACTCATACGGCCTGATGCTGTTCCTGTCGTTTCTTCTCGGCATCTGGCTGGTCGAGCGCCGGGCCAGGAAATTCGGGGTCGACGCTCAGACCATTACCGACCTGGCACTCTGGATCCTCCTGGCCGTTGTCTTGGGCTCGCGTCTGTTCTACGTCGCATTTCACTGGGAGGAGTTTAGACACGACCTTATCGGCATCATCGCATTCTGGCGGGGCGGGCTGGCCGGCCTGATGTTCTACGGCGGATTCCTTGGCGCGATTATCGCCGGCCTGGTATTCGTCCGGGTCAAGAAACTGCCGCTTCTCAAGCTGATGGATGCGATTGCACCGGCAATTATGCTCGGTGAAGGGTTTACCAGAATCGGCTGCTTCTTGAACGGCTGCTGCTTCGGCAAGCCAACATCGTGTCCGCTCGGCATTGTATTCCCGACTGATTCACCGGCCGGCTATACCTTCCAGAACCAACACATCCATCCAACCCAGCTCTACTCGTCTGCGGCCGGGTTCGTACTGTTTGCGCTCGCGCTCTGGCTCGAACGTCGCAAGCTCAAAGACGGCGTACTGTTCGCGGTCATGCTCATCCTCTACTCGCTGTTCCGGTTCGGGATTGACTTTGTCCGGTACTACGAGAACGCGTCCAACTTCTGGGGCAACCAGGTTGTAGCCCTGGGCCTGACCGCAGTCGGACTAGTGCTTCTACTTGTCCTCATCCGCAGAAAACAACCGGCCAGGAAATCGTAG
- a CDS encoding peptidoglycan DD-metalloendopeptidase family protein has protein sequence MSDQPGANSSGQGPLPPFHGWQPGRPGHRGSSLRVWFYIGLGLFVAAAAVAAVVLLVLPKPATRPAPVPAVAETPATSQSFVVVSGEFMPTVLRRAGVPDSTSDAVIKALQVAGFNFRRMRPGDSLRVFYRGDTLFRLEYQQSYERVYRLDLDPTGIRTSMLLRYVRSVRDTVRGVIKSSLYESLVELGEKPALIANYTDIFGWEIDFFSEVQEGDSFTIFVERRMADSTFVGYGPIVAARYKGQVGDFRGFRFTDPDGRTDYYNPEGLCLRKTFLKSPLQFSRISSFFGNRYHPIRHIRCPHNGVDYAAPTGTPVSCVADGRVSSAGWSGGYGRLVVVSHPNGFETRYGHLSGFGRGVKAGERVVQGQVIGYVGSTGLSTGPHLHYEVRKFGAPTNPLKLNPPRHEPVKHVYLAAFRGLADSLQQALAWPMPPPQQGP, from the coding sequence ATGTCGGACCAGCCAGGTGCCAATAGCTCCGGTCAAGGTCCATTGCCACCGTTTCATGGTTGGCAGCCAGGTCGGCCTGGACATCGCGGCTCGTCGCTCCGGGTCTGGTTCTACATCGGTCTGGGACTATTTGTTGCTGCGGCGGCAGTGGCCGCGGTTGTTTTACTCGTGCTGCCCAAGCCGGCGACACGACCAGCACCGGTTCCAGCTGTCGCCGAAACGCCGGCAACCAGTCAGAGTTTTGTTGTTGTTTCGGGCGAGTTCATGCCGACGGTGTTGCGACGAGCAGGAGTGCCGGATTCGACCAGTGACGCTGTTATCAAAGCGCTGCAGGTCGCTGGGTTCAATTTCCGAAGGATGCGGCCGGGTGATTCCCTCAGGGTTTTTTATCGCGGCGACACTCTGTTTCGGCTGGAGTATCAGCAGAGCTACGAGCGGGTGTATCGGCTTGACCTTGATCCGACCGGCATAAGGACTTCTATGCTCTTGCGCTACGTGCGTTCGGTCCGGGATACGGTGCGGGGCGTAATCAAGTCGAGCCTATATGAGTCGTTGGTCGAGCTGGGGGAGAAGCCGGCCCTGATTGCCAACTATACCGATATCTTTGGCTGGGAGATTGATTTCTTTTCCGAGGTGCAGGAGGGAGATTCTTTCACGATTTTTGTTGAACGCCGGATGGCCGACTCGACGTTTGTGGGATACGGCCCGATCGTGGCCGCACGGTATAAGGGACAGGTGGGCGATTTCCGGGGATTCAGGTTCACCGATCCGGATGGCCGCACTGACTACTATAACCCGGAAGGGTTGTGCCTGCGCAAGACATTTCTGAAGTCACCACTTCAGTTTTCGCGCATCAGTTCGTTCTTTGGCAATCGTTACCATCCGATTCGCCACATCCGGTGTCCGCATAACGGCGTGGACTATGCCGCTCCGACCGGCACGCCGGTGTCGTGTGTTGCCGACGGCCGGGTAAGTTCGGCCGGCTGGAGCGGAGGGTATGGCAGATTGGTTGTAGTGTCTCACCCGAACGGCTTTGAGACGCGTTACGGTCATTTGTCCGGGTTTGGTAGGGGCGTCAAGGCTGGCGAGCGGGTTGTTCAGGGACAGGTTATCGGGTACGTGGGCTCGACCGGTCTTTCAACCGGGCCGCACCTGCACTATGAGGTCAGAAAGTTTGGTGCGCCAACGAACCCACTCAAACTGAACCCGCCCCGGCACGAACCGGTGAAGCATGTCTATCTCGCCGCATTTCGCGGCCTGGCCGATTCCCTGCAGCAGGCTCTGGCCTGGCCCATGCCGCCGCCACAACAAGGCCCATGA
- a CDS encoding C25 family cysteine peptidase has protein sequence MLKKLTVAVVVLASLGIAGWLPVTSQRPAQPTVRIITQGSSATVIDITVPGLETETETVGNEEFTILRLPGEPALTADIGQPQLPRIIRNLAIPDNAQLQVEVLEAECRTITGILVYPVQKPLTDMDEFQFTIDRNFYAKDLTYPDVQASIELQSTWRGLPFATVELNPVRYNPARRELTVCSHLRVRLNHQGVFVRHEVEPWEVRQAAGFIDNPERLNLDVHWFDSPGVRYLVIAHSNYVGGWLDSLVNWHHRRGVETRVIAKSSWTDTEVKDSVRAEYERNNPKTLRWVLLVGEYNEVPGHAYPGVGYSDVWYTDLEPTGGDDYFDLGIGRFSPSSTTDLGNQIQKTLLFQRNPPPGNWFSKVTLAAHSEQYPQKYSACTRGIYHFPYAYYRYTFDTIMGGAGGTNAMVSADINEGRVVVNYRGHGSETDWSSWCPSGSWTANNINALTNADMTPVVFNCCCLNHVLSTATCLGEAWMRKFPGGAVASLGATEASYTIPNHAWDSTLFRSLGDTFTISIPGVRNYTCPIWDLGWMLNNANAYIQKYYSGSGGTDNARMYLWLGDPALGVWTGEPLTADAVYPPTVPLGNYDLVVTVTRQGTPVPNALVCAWKSSEVYAYGYTNSAGTVTLAINATSPGDIALTITGHTIRPHLGTILARTAGSPYVTYLRSVVNDSPPRGNGDGCINPGEQIILPVWVKNHGDSIGRSVIGKLRISDGYVTLTDSVKNFGNVPAHDSAYTGPAGYGFTVASACTNGHYIHFTLQCRDVVDSVWNSHIYLRVGAPYLGYAGQQVNDTIVGGNRNGRLDPNETAELAVSLRNTGFGHANNVTAILRSGDARLIVLDSLGTYGQIMAESTRTNTQDWFRVQTFSMPPEIQIPCTLLVRAQGGYATVVPFYVPVGAVRNCDPIPDGPRQPVLYWAYDDQDTLYDQRPEYAWVEIRTQGTRLNFSHNDAVIVVDLPPAFGPFKYYGQRYTQLSVSADGWIVPGSYTTTNYTNSGLPGTAAPPGAICANWDDLYPGYGSMGYAYYYHDAANHRFIVEFDSAAYYDQTSVRDKFEFIFYDTTLASPTGNSQFLMQYMTANRYTSNTVGIQDQSQTIGIQCLYDGNYHRGCWQLAPRRAILYSTDPPTGVAEPAAGPSPEQLAVRLVSNPFVSGMAVLYSLPGMAQVELAVYDGTGRKVRTLVSGEQNPGRYRATWDGCDDSGQRLAAGIYWLRLIAGGDGTTVKAVKLR, from the coding sequence ATGTTGAAGAAACTAACGGTTGCCGTGGTTGTGCTTGCAAGCCTGGGAATTGCCGGCTGGTTGCCAGTGACAAGCCAGCGTCCGGCTCAACCAACAGTTCGTATCATCACCCAGGGTAGCAGCGCCACAGTGATTGACATCACTGTACCGGGCTTGGAAACCGAAACTGAAACTGTTGGGAATGAAGAGTTCACCATACTTCGGCTTCCAGGCGAACCAGCACTGACCGCAGATATCGGCCAGCCACAACTGCCGCGCATCATCCGGAATCTTGCAATTCCGGACAACGCACAATTGCAGGTCGAGGTGCTCGAAGCTGAGTGCCGAACCATTACCGGAATCCTCGTGTATCCGGTACAGAAGCCTTTGACCGACATGGATGAATTTCAGTTCACCATTGACCGCAACTTCTACGCGAAAGACTTGACCTACCCGGACGTTCAAGCAAGCATCGAGCTACAGTCAACCTGGCGGGGGCTGCCATTTGCAACAGTTGAGTTGAACCCGGTCAGATACAACCCGGCGCGGCGCGAACTTACCGTCTGCTCCCACCTGCGGGTGCGCCTGAATCACCAGGGCGTGTTTGTCCGGCACGAGGTCGAACCATGGGAGGTCAGGCAGGCGGCAGGGTTCATTGATAATCCTGAACGGCTGAACCTGGACGTGCACTGGTTCGACAGTCCGGGTGTGCGGTATCTTGTCATCGCTCACTCGAACTACGTGGGCGGCTGGTTGGATAGCCTGGTGAACTGGCACCATCGCCGGGGCGTAGAAACCAGGGTGATTGCCAAGTCATCCTGGACTGATACCGAGGTCAAGGACTCGGTCCGCGCCGAGTATGAACGCAACAACCCCAAGACCCTGCGCTGGGTCCTGCTTGTCGGTGAGTACAACGAAGTTCCCGGCCATGCGTATCCGGGAGTAGGATATTCAGACGTGTGGTACACTGACCTTGAGCCGACCGGGGGCGACGACTACTTCGACCTTGGCATCGGCCGGTTCAGCCCCTCAAGTACAACCGACCTTGGCAATCAGATACAAAAGACGCTCCTTTTCCAGCGTAACCCGCCGCCTGGCAACTGGTTCTCCAAGGTGACACTAGCCGCACATTCTGAACAGTACCCGCAGAAGTACTCAGCCTGCACCCGAGGGATCTATCATTTCCCGTACGCGTACTACCGCTACACGTTCGACACAATTATGGGCGGCGCGGGCGGCACGAATGCGATGGTATCGGCTGACATCAACGAAGGCCGGGTCGTGGTGAACTACCGGGGCCACGGGTCTGAGACCGACTGGTCGAGCTGGTGCCCGTCCGGAAGCTGGACCGCGAACAACATCAACGCCCTTACCAATGCAGACATGACGCCAGTGGTCTTCAACTGCTGCTGCCTGAACCATGTACTTTCAACTGCAACCTGCCTCGGCGAAGCGTGGATGCGCAAGTTCCCGGGTGGCGCTGTAGCGTCTCTGGGCGCAACCGAGGCATCCTACACCATCCCGAATCACGCCTGGGACTCAACTCTGTTCCGGTCTCTGGGCGACACGTTCACAATCTCGATCCCCGGGGTACGCAACTATACCTGTCCGATCTGGGACCTGGGCTGGATGCTGAACAATGCGAACGCCTATATCCAGAAATACTACTCAGGCTCAGGTGGGACCGACAACGCCCGGATGTATCTGTGGCTTGGCGACCCGGCACTCGGTGTATGGACTGGCGAGCCACTGACTGCGGACGCGGTCTATCCGCCGACCGTGCCGCTGGGTAACTACGACCTTGTGGTCACGGTCACCCGGCAGGGCACGCCGGTACCGAATGCGCTTGTCTGTGCCTGGAAGTCGAGTGAGGTTTACGCCTACGGCTACACAAACTCGGCCGGAACGGTCACACTCGCAATCAACGCCACAAGCCCGGGCGACATCGCGCTGACCATCACCGGTCACACCATTCGGCCCCATCTCGGCACAATTCTGGCCCGGACCGCTGGTTCACCGTACGTGACCTATCTGCGGTCAGTCGTGAACGACTCGCCACCGCGTGGCAACGGCGACGGCTGTATCAACCCGGGCGAACAGATTATCCTACCGGTATGGGTCAAGAATCACGGTGACTCGATCGGCCGTTCGGTCATCGGTAAACTGAGGATAAGCGACGGATATGTAACCCTGACCGACTCGGTCAAGAACTTCGGGAATGTGCCTGCGCACGACTCAGCCTACACTGGGCCTGCCGGGTACGGGTTCACGGTTGCATCGGCCTGCACCAACGGCCACTACATCCACTTCACGCTCCAGTGCCGCGATGTCGTGGACTCGGTCTGGAACTCGCACATCTACCTTCGTGTCGGTGCACCGTATCTCGGCTACGCTGGCCAGCAAGTCAACGACACTATTGTCGGTGGCAACCGCAATGGCCGGCTTGACCCAAACGAAACTGCCGAGCTTGCGGTCAGCCTGCGCAACACCGGATTCGGCCACGCGAACAATGTGACCGCAATCCTGCGATCAGGCGATGCGCGTCTTATTGTACTGGACTCGCTTGGCACTTACGGTCAGATAATGGCCGAAAGCACACGCACTAACACCCAGGACTGGTTCCGCGTACAGACATTCTCGATGCCGCCCGAAATCCAGATTCCGTGCACGCTTCTAGTCCGCGCCCAGGGCGGGTATGCCACAGTCGTGCCATTCTACGTACCGGTCGGCGCAGTCCGGAACTGCGACCCGATACCGGACGGCCCGCGACAACCGGTCTTGTACTGGGCTTACGACGACCAGGACACACTCTATGACCAGCGTCCCGAGTACGCCTGGGTTGAAATCCGCACTCAGGGCACGCGGCTCAACTTCTCGCACAACGATGCGGTCATCGTCGTTGACCTGCCGCCTGCGTTCGGCCCGTTCAAGTACTACGGCCAGCGCTATACTCAGCTCTCAGTCTCAGCCGACGGCTGGATTGTCCCGGGCAGCTACACGACCACGAATTACACAAACTCCGGCCTGCCCGGCACTGCGGCACCACCCGGCGCAATCTGCGCGAACTGGGATGACCTCTATCCAGGCTATGGCAGCATGGGCTACGCCTACTACTATCACGATGCAGCCAATCACCGCTTCATCGTAGAGTTCGACTCAGCCGCCTATTACGACCAGACATCGGTGCGAGACAAATTCGAGTTCATATTCTACGATACAACGCTGGCATCGCCTACAGGCAACAGCCAGTTCTTGATGCAGTACATGACCGCGAACCGCTACACCTCGAACACAGTCGGTATCCAGGACCAGAGCCAGACAATCGGCATCCAGTGCCTCTACGACGGCAACTATCACCGGGGCTGCTGGCAGCTCGCACCCCGGCGGGCAATACTTTACTCGACCGACCCGCCAACCGGAGTGGCCGAACCTGCGGCCGGGCCTAGTCCGGAACAGCTCGCGGTCAGGCTTGTTTCCAATCCGTTTGTTTCCGGCATGGCCGTACTCTACAGCCTGCCAGGAATGGCCCAGGTCGAACTCGCAGTGTATGATGGTACCGGACGCAAGGTGAGAACTCTTGTGTCGGGAGAACAGAACCCTGGCCGGTACCGGGCGACTTGGGACGGCTGCGATGATTCCGGACAGCGGCTTGCGGCCGGCATCTACTGGCTGAGACTTATTGCCGGCGGCGACGGTACAACTGTAAAGGCAGTGAAACTCCGCTGA
- a CDS encoding M14 family zinc carboxypeptidase encodes MGRAIIVGLTVLVTATFAAGVPEEKEMTVKVFVAPEQIAPIADKVLEFYDVTPEFFTGGVLESSYQELVRQGYRIEVLVPDVRARAKELDAFFHTYEQIRDTWAIIAQAHPNICLLDTIGTSAGGKLMLAMKVSDNPGVMEMEPRICFDFTIHGNENNGTEIAHWVLLQLVNGYGSDPDITRWVNNREIWLLPIVNPDGLISRSRTNSHGVDLNRNYGYSWNGGGPSVFSEPEIQSLYFLGRDNPMAMWSQYHSGTKMAMWPWGYTQLATMDSVVHQYEMVRYSQITGYPYCQISRGLYPVNGGSTDWYYGATGAQGYGIEVCNGQPSQPSEIDTINRANWSAMKEMIQRVMWGISGRVTDSLTGQPVDALVSVNPPDWFTYTDSIGYFHKNLHAGTYSVTVSANGYVTKTFTGVTVPPDTFVFLNVALRPDSATPNTAFQPITNKLGNSNATNAWWALRRRDGRRFSLDKGAWASFDMGRKTPIMNGPGNDFTVVEDDADPEACTVYVSNSWNGPWTRVGFGTGTQGYDLSNAGMQSARFVRIVDDNIGTGGFDIDAIEAIVVNAPMVVYQGNTVIDSPPGGNADGKLDPGEQADMIVSLKNAGRVGVSNLSGKLRTQDAYITVIDSTGTFGTLAPESVRSNNADRFRVNASSSTPREHIVDFTVYLSGTDYADSVKFTITVGALRNVDPIPDGPRQPALYWAYDDKDTLYDEHPQYSWVEVKSVGTRLNFSNNDAVIVVTLPSGFGPFKYYGQRYTQLSISADGWIAPGNYTTTNFSNTELPSTSAPPGAICTNWDDLYPGYGSTGYAYYYHDAANHRFIVEFDSAAYYDQTSLRDKFEIIFYDTTLASPSGNSEFVMQYMTANGYTSSTVGIQDPGRTIGIQCLFNSSYNNGCWPLGPQRAIKYTTDPPTGITETRPSTHFADFEVYPSLSARTLHLRYTLTSRTRIELAVYDRTGRRVRSLVSGQCEPGTHETMWNWTDDDGRKLGAGVYFCRIETAQGHLVSKAIATR; translated from the coding sequence ATGGGTCGTGCAATCATAGTTGGTTTGACGGTACTCGTAACCGCGACTTTCGCGGCCGGAGTGCCGGAAGAGAAGGAGATGACGGTTAAGGTATTCGTCGCGCCGGAGCAGATCGCTCCGATTGCCGACAAGGTGCTGGAGTTCTACGACGTAACACCGGAGTTCTTTACCGGCGGAGTTCTTGAATCTTCGTACCAAGAACTGGTAAGACAGGGATACCGGATTGAAGTGCTGGTTCCTGACGTCCGGGCAAGGGCAAAGGAACTCGACGCTTTCTTTCACACCTACGAACAGATTCGGGACACCTGGGCAATAATCGCTCAAGCTCATCCTAACATCTGCCTGCTTGATACTATCGGCACTTCTGCAGGCGGCAAATTGATGCTAGCAATGAAGGTTTCGGACAATCCAGGCGTGATGGAGATGGAGCCGCGCATCTGCTTTGACTTTACGATCCACGGTAACGAGAACAACGGCACCGAAATCGCACACTGGGTGCTGCTCCAACTCGTCAACGGGTACGGATCAGACCCGGACATCACACGCTGGGTCAACAACCGCGAGATTTGGCTTCTGCCGATTGTCAACCCGGACGGACTCATATCGCGGAGTCGGACCAACAGTCACGGCGTGGACTTGAATCGCAACTACGGCTATTCTTGGAACGGCGGCGGCCCAAGCGTATTCTCTGAACCGGAAATCCAGTCTTTGTACTTTCTGGGCCGCGACAATCCGATGGCAATGTGGAGCCAGTACCACTCCGGGACCAAGATGGCGATGTGGCCCTGGGGTTATACTCAGCTTGCGACGATGGATTCTGTGGTTCACCAGTACGAAATGGTCCGCTACAGCCAAATCACTGGCTATCCCTACTGCCAGATATCGCGTGGGCTGTACCCGGTGAACGGCGGTTCGACCGACTGGTACTACGGTGCAACCGGCGCCCAGGGGTACGGTATCGAGGTATGTAACGGACAACCCAGTCAGCCGAGTGAAATTGATACAATAAACCGTGCAAACTGGTCGGCGATGAAGGAGATGATCCAGCGCGTGATGTGGGGCATCAGCGGCAGGGTGACTGATAGCCTGACCGGACAACCGGTTGATGCCCTCGTCTCGGTCAACCCGCCGGACTGGTTCACCTACACCGATTCGATCGGTTACTTCCACAAGAACCTGCACGCCGGAACCTACAGCGTAACGGTATCAGCCAACGGCTACGTTACCAAGACATTCACTGGTGTGACTGTACCGCCTGATACTTTCGTATTCCTGAACGTCGCCTTGCGGCCGGATTCCGCCACCCCCAACACCGCGTTCCAGCCGATAACAAACAAACTGGGTAATTCCAACGCCACGAACGCATGGTGGGCATTGCGCCGACGGGACGGACGCCGGTTCTCGCTCGACAAGGGCGCATGGGCAAGCTTTGACATGGGACGCAAGACCCCGATTATGAATGGGCCGGGCAACGACTTCACCGTGGTCGAAGATGATGCCGACCCTGAGGCGTGTACGGTTTACGTTTCGAACAGTTGGAACGGGCCGTGGACCAGAGTCGGTTTCGGCACCGGCACCCAGGGCTACGACCTCTCAAACGCGGGAATGCAGTCGGCCCGGTTTGTGCGAATTGTGGACGACAACATCGGTACCGGCGGGTTCGACATTGATGCAATCGAGGCGATTGTTGTCAATGCGCCGATGGTCGTCTACCAGGGCAATACCGTGATTGATTCACCACCAGGTGGAAACGCTGACGGCAAACTTGACCCGGGCGAACAGGCGGACATGATCGTCAGCCTCAAGAACGCAGGTCGGGTCGGGGTGAGCAATCTTTCCGGCAAACTGCGCACGCAAGACGCGTACATCACGGTAATTGATTCGACCGGGACATTCGGTACGCTTGCACCAGAGTCGGTGCGGTCAAACAACGCGGACCGATTCCGGGTCAACGCCTCGTCCAGCACGCCACGGGAACACATCGTGGATTTTACCGTGTACCTTTCTGGTACAGACTATGCCGACAGTGTGAAGTTCACGATAACGGTCGGTGCCCTGCGCAACGTTGATCCGATCCCAGACGGCCCACGGCAGCCGGCCCTTTACTGGGCCTACGATGACAAGGACACGCTCTACGACGAGCATCCGCAGTATTCATGGGTCGAGGTGAAGTCAGTTGGAACCAGACTGAACTTCTCAAACAACGACGCAGTTATCGTAGTAACTCTGCCCTCTGGATTCGGACCGTTCAAGTACTATGGTCAGCGTTATACTCAACTGTCAATTTCCGCGGACGGCTGGATTGCGCCGGGCAACTACACGACGACAAACTTCTCGAACACCGAGCTGCCGAGCACGTCCGCGCCGCCCGGAGCAATCTGCACCAACTGGGACGACCTCTACCCGGGCTACGGCAGCACCGGTTACGCCTACTACTATCACGATGCGGCGAATCACCGCTTCATCGTGGAGTTCGATTCCGCGGCATACTACGACCAAACCTCGCTGCGGGACAAGTTCGAAATCATCTTCTACGACACAACGCTGGCTTCGCCTTCGGGCAACAGCGAGTTCGTGATGCAGTATATGACCGCAAACGGCTATACGTCGAGCACAGTCGGCATTCAGGACCCGGGTCGAACCATCGGGATACAGTGTCTGTTCAACAGCAGCTATAACAACGGCTGTTGGCCACTCGGGCCGCAGCGCGCGATAAAGTACACAACCGACCCGCCGACCGGAATCACCGAAACCCGGCCGTCCACGCACTTCGCAGATTTCGAGGTTTACCCGAGCCTGTCAGCCAGGACGCTACACCTTCGCTATACCCTTACTAGCAGAACCAGGATCGAACTGGCGGTGTACGACCGTACTGGCCGCAGGGTCAGATCCCTTGTTTCGGGCCAGTGCGAACCAGGAACCCACGAGACAATGTGGAACTGGACCGACGACGATGGCCGCAAACTAGGTGCCGGCGTTTACTTCTGCCGGATTGAAACCGCGCAGGGTCATCTAGTCAGCAAAGCGATTGCTACCCGGTAG